Proteins encoded within one genomic window of Festucalex cinctus isolate MCC-2025b chromosome 18, RoL_Fcin_1.0, whole genome shotgun sequence:
- the vamp2 gene encoding vesicle-associated membrane protein 2 — translation MSAPAGAPAPEGGSQAPPNLTSNRRLQQTQAQVDEVVDIMRVNVDKVLERDQKLSELDDRADALQAGASQFETSAAKLKNKYWWKNAKMMIILGVICVIVLIVIIVYFST, via the exons AT GTCTGCCCCAGCTGGAGCCCCTGCACCAGAGGGAGGGAGTCAGGCTCCTCCTAACCTTACCAGCAACCGCCGTCTGCAGCAGACGCAGGCGCAGGTGGACGAG GTGGTGGATATTATGCGCGTAAATGTGGACAAGGTTCTGGAGCGTGATCAGAAGCTGTCCGAACTGGACGACAGGGCTGATGCCCTGCAGGCTGGAGCCTCTCAGTTTGAGACCAGCGCTGCAAAACTGAAGAATAAGTACTGGTGGAAGAATGCTAAG ATGATGATTATCCTGGGTGTGATATGCGTGATTGTGCTCATTGTCATTAttg TGTACTTCAGCACCTAA
- the mpp1 gene encoding 55 kDa erythrocyte membrane protein isoform X1, which produces MTLKSNKNEPAVILEPVDSVRTALSDLYLEQLLQNKPKPDKQVAMQTYENKGAEVYTNGSAKYANCTELTKMKEVVFDKSPSEPMGVTLKMNDKQRCTVARILHGGFIHRQGSLHEGDEIAEINGKSVTNQTVDQLQKILKETNGIITMKIVSNQKSRSKACETYMRAQFNYDPSTDELIPCKEAGLRFQTGDIIQIINKQDPNWWQGTVESSAANFAGLIPSPELQEWRVASKSKAKDSQSWSPFGKKKKCKDKYLAKHSSIFDQLDVISYEEVVRLPAFKRKTLVLIGAPGVGRSHIKNSLLTKYPEKFSYPVSHTTRSQRKDEENGQEYYFISNDAMTKCISENELLEYGSFQGSMFGTKIETIKKIHEQGKIALLDVEPQTLKVLRTADFAPLMVFIAPTNTASQTENLTMIQKESDAILMAYRHFFDLIIVNNDVDESVKRVEEALEQVTSTPQWVPVSWVY; this is translated from the exons CAGGTAGCTATGCAAACGTATGAGAATAAAGGTGCTGAGGTGTATACCAACGGAAGTGCCAAATACGCCAATTGCACTGAGCTGACCAAAATGAAAGAAGTTGTGTTTGACAAAAGTCCTTCTGAGCCAATG GGCGTCACTCTGAAAATGAATGACAAGCAAAGGTGCACAGTGGCCAGAATATTGCACGGAGGATTTATACACAGACAAG gatCCTTGCATGAAGGCGATGAGATAGCAGAAATCAACGGGAAAAGTGTGACTAACCAAACAGTCGATCAGCTACAAAAGATTTTG AAAGAAACCAATGGAATAATCACAATGAAGATTGTTTCTAACCAAAAGAGTCGCTCCAAAGCCTGTGAG ACGTACATGAGGGCCCAGTTCAACTACGACCCCTCCACGGATGAACTCATCCCGTGCAAAGAGGCTGGCCTGCGTTTCCAAACTGGCGACATCATTCAAATCATCAACAAGCAGGACCCCAACTGGTGGCAGGGTACAGTAGAGAGCAGTGCTGCAAACTTCGCTGGACTAATACCGTCGCCAGAGCTCCAAGAATG GAGAGTGGCAAGTAAAAGTAAAGCCAAAGACAGTCAGTCCTGGAGCCCatttggaaagaaaaagaagtgCAAAGACAAGTACCTGGCGAAGCACAGCTCGA TTTTTGACCAATTGGATGTGATTTCATACGAGGAAGTTGTTCGTCTCCCTGCTTTCAAACGGAAAACGCTGGTGCTCATTG GTGCCCCTGGTGTAGGGAGGAGTCACATTAAAAATTCACTGCTGACCAAATATCCGGAGAAATTTTCTTATCCTGTATCAC ACACCACCAGATCTCAACGTAAAGATGAGGAGAACGGGCAGGAATATTATTTCATCTCCAACGACGCCATGACCAAGTGCATCTCGGAAAATGAGCTGCTCGAGTACGGCAGCTTCCAGGGAAGTATGTTTGGAACCAAAATTGAGACCATCAAGAAGATCCACGAGCAGGGAAAAATTGCACTGCTGGATGTAGAACCACAG ACGCTGAAGGTTTTGCGGACTGCTGATTTTGCTCCTCTTATGGTGTTCATCGCACCCACCAACACAGCTTCTCAG ACGGAAAACCTGACGATGATCCAGAAGGAGTCGGACGCCATCCTGATGGCCTACAGACATTTCTTTGATTTGATCATAGTCAACAATGATGTTGATGAGAGTGTGAAACGTGTGGAAGAAGCCTTGGAGCAGGTCACCTCCACTCCACAGTGGGTGCCTGTCTCGTGGGTGTACTGA
- the mpp1 gene encoding 55 kDa erythrocyte membrane protein isoform X2 translates to MTLKSNKNEPAVILEPVDSVRTALSDLYLEQLLQNKPKPDKVAMQTYENKGAEVYTNGSAKYANCTELTKMKEVVFDKSPSEPMGVTLKMNDKQRCTVARILHGGFIHRQGSLHEGDEIAEINGKSVTNQTVDQLQKILKETNGIITMKIVSNQKSRSKACETYMRAQFNYDPSTDELIPCKEAGLRFQTGDIIQIINKQDPNWWQGTVESSAANFAGLIPSPELQEWRVASKSKAKDSQSWSPFGKKKKCKDKYLAKHSSIFDQLDVISYEEVVRLPAFKRKTLVLIGAPGVGRSHIKNSLLTKYPEKFSYPVSHTTRSQRKDEENGQEYYFISNDAMTKCISENELLEYGSFQGSMFGTKIETIKKIHEQGKIALLDVEPQTLKVLRTADFAPLMVFIAPTNTASQTENLTMIQKESDAILMAYRHFFDLIIVNNDVDESVKRVEEALEQVTSTPQWVPVSWVY, encoded by the exons GTAGCTATGCAAACGTATGAGAATAAAGGTGCTGAGGTGTATACCAACGGAAGTGCCAAATACGCCAATTGCACTGAGCTGACCAAAATGAAAGAAGTTGTGTTTGACAAAAGTCCTTCTGAGCCAATG GGCGTCACTCTGAAAATGAATGACAAGCAAAGGTGCACAGTGGCCAGAATATTGCACGGAGGATTTATACACAGACAAG gatCCTTGCATGAAGGCGATGAGATAGCAGAAATCAACGGGAAAAGTGTGACTAACCAAACAGTCGATCAGCTACAAAAGATTTTG AAAGAAACCAATGGAATAATCACAATGAAGATTGTTTCTAACCAAAAGAGTCGCTCCAAAGCCTGTGAG ACGTACATGAGGGCCCAGTTCAACTACGACCCCTCCACGGATGAACTCATCCCGTGCAAAGAGGCTGGCCTGCGTTTCCAAACTGGCGACATCATTCAAATCATCAACAAGCAGGACCCCAACTGGTGGCAGGGTACAGTAGAGAGCAGTGCTGCAAACTTCGCTGGACTAATACCGTCGCCAGAGCTCCAAGAATG GAGAGTGGCAAGTAAAAGTAAAGCCAAAGACAGTCAGTCCTGGAGCCCatttggaaagaaaaagaagtgCAAAGACAAGTACCTGGCGAAGCACAGCTCGA TTTTTGACCAATTGGATGTGATTTCATACGAGGAAGTTGTTCGTCTCCCTGCTTTCAAACGGAAAACGCTGGTGCTCATTG GTGCCCCTGGTGTAGGGAGGAGTCACATTAAAAATTCACTGCTGACCAAATATCCGGAGAAATTTTCTTATCCTGTATCAC ACACCACCAGATCTCAACGTAAAGATGAGGAGAACGGGCAGGAATATTATTTCATCTCCAACGACGCCATGACCAAGTGCATCTCGGAAAATGAGCTGCTCGAGTACGGCAGCTTCCAGGGAAGTATGTTTGGAACCAAAATTGAGACCATCAAGAAGATCCACGAGCAGGGAAAAATTGCACTGCTGGATGTAGAACCACAG ACGCTGAAGGTTTTGCGGACTGCTGATTTTGCTCCTCTTATGGTGTTCATCGCACCCACCAACACAGCTTCTCAG ACGGAAAACCTGACGATGATCCAGAAGGAGTCGGACGCCATCCTGATGGCCTACAGACATTTCTTTGATTTGATCATAGTCAACAATGATGTTGATGAGAGTGTGAAACGTGTGGAAGAAGCCTTGGAGCAGGTCACCTCCACTCCACAGTGGGTGCCTGTCTCGTGGGTGTACTGA